One Neisseria sicca genomic region harbors:
- a CDS encoding TMEM165/GDT1 family protein, with product MEAFFSSILGVAIAEIGDKTQLLALFLAARFAQKNAVVSGIFIATLLNHLVSAFVGVWLAEAISPEIVKWVVGISFIAVGLWLLLPDKDENPDSRWLKYGAFGATVFLFFMAEIGDKTQIATVLLAAKYQSLSMVVLGSVAGLMLATVPVVYLGDMLMKKIPAKAVRISACVLFCVLGVITLAGDGIMLK from the coding sequence ATGGAAGCATTTTTCTCTTCAATACTGGGCGTTGCCATTGCCGAAATCGGCGATAAAACGCAACTGCTCGCTCTTTTCCTTGCCGCACGTTTCGCCCAGAAAAACGCGGTAGTCTCCGGCATCTTCATTGCCACTTTACTGAATCATTTGGTTTCCGCATTTGTCGGCGTATGGCTGGCGGAAGCCATTTCTCCTGAGATCGTCAAATGGGTCGTCGGCATCAGCTTCATCGCGGTCGGCTTGTGGCTGCTCCTGCCTGATAAAGATGAAAACCCCGACAGCCGTTGGCTCAAATACGGCGCGTTCGGAGCGACGGTTTTTCTGTTTTTCATGGCGGAAATCGGCGACAAAACCCAAATCGCCACGGTCTTGCTGGCGGCAAAATACCAATCCTTATCCATGGTCGTACTCGGCAGCGTTGCCGGATTGATGTTGGCAACCGTCCCCGTGGTTTATCTGGGCGATATGCTGATGAAAAAAATCCCCGCCAAAGCCGTGCGGATTTCCGCCTGCGTACTGTTTTGCGTATTGGGCGTCATCACTTTGGCGGGCGATGGCATTATGTTGAAATAG
- a CDS encoding FUSC family protein, whose translation MNASQRERFVKRWLNSYERYRYRRLIHAVRLGLAVLFATLLAKLLHLQHGEWIGMTVFVVLGMLQFQGAIYSKAVERMLGTVIGLGAGLTLLWLNQHYFHGGILFYLTVGTASAAAGWAAVGKNGYVPMLAGLTMCMLIGDNSNNWLDSGLMRAMNVLIGAAIAIISAKLLPLRSTLMWRFMLADNLTECGKMIAEISNGKRMTRERLEQNMVKMRQINARMVKSRSHLAATSGESHISPAMMEAMQHAHRKIVNTTELLLTTAAKLQAPTLNEHEIRLLDRHFNRLQRDLRLTVRLIKGHYARRIRIDTSINPELGKLAARLHYEWQGFLWLSTNMRNEISALVILLQRSRRKWLDKHELQRLREHLRETREGDLEEEVV comes from the coding sequence ATGAACGCCTCACAACGCGAACGCTTCGTCAAACGCTGGCTCAACTCCTACGAACGCTACCGCTACCGCCGCCTCATACACGCCGTCCGGCTCGGACTGGCCGTACTGTTTGCCACCCTGCTCGCCAAACTCCTCCACCTCCAACACGGCGAATGGATAGGCATGACCGTATTCGTCGTACTCGGCATGCTCCAATTTCAAGGCGCGATTTACTCCAAAGCCGTCGAACGTATGCTCGGCACCGTCATCGGCTTGGGCGCGGGTTTGACCCTGTTGTGGCTCAACCAACACTACTTCCACGGCGGCATTCTCTTTTACCTGACCGTCGGCACCGCCAGCGCAGCCGCAGGTTGGGCGGCGGTTGGCAAAAACGGCTACGTCCCCATGCTTGCCGGACTGACCATGTGCATGCTCATCGGCGACAACAGCAACAACTGGCTCGACAGCGGACTCATGCGCGCCATGAACGTCCTCATCGGCGCCGCCATCGCCATCATCTCCGCCAAACTCCTGCCCTTGCGTTCCACACTCATGTGGCGGTTTATGCTTGCCGACAACCTGACCGAATGCGGCAAAATGATTGCCGAAATCAGCAACGGCAAACGCATGACCCGCGAGCGGCTGGAGCAAAACATGGTCAAAATGCGCCAAATCAACGCCCGCATGGTCAAAAGCCGCAGCCACCTCGCTGCTACATCAGGCGAAAGCCACATCAGCCCCGCCATGATGGAAGCCATGCAGCACGCCCACCGCAAAATCGTCAACACCACCGAGCTGCTCCTCACCACCGCCGCCAAGCTGCAAGCCCCTACCCTCAACGAACACGAAATCCGCCTGCTCGACCGCCATTTCAACCGCCTCCAACGCGACCTGCGCCTGACCGTCCGCCTCATCAAAGGCCACTACGCCCGCCGCATCCGCATCGACACCTCCATCAATCCCGAGCTGGGCAAACTCGCCGCCCGCCTCCATTACGAATGGCAGGGCTTCCTCTGGCTCAGCACCAATATGCGCAACGAAATTTCCGCACTCGTCATCCTCCTGCAACGCAGCCGCCGCAAGTGGCTGGACAAGCACGAACTCCAACGTCTGCGTGAACACCTGCGCGAAACCCGCGAAGGCGATTTGGAAGAAGAGGTCGTCTGA
- a CDS encoding alanine/glycine:cation symporter family protein has translation MDNNFTESLHQLVQKINDPMWTGLVYVLLGAGLFFTVATGFVQFRLLGRSIKEMLGGRQQGDDPHGITPFQAFVTGLASRVGVGNIAGVAIAISSGGPGAVFWMWITALIGMSSAFVESSLAQLFKIRDYDNHHFRGGPAYYITQGLGQKWLGIVFALSLIFCFGFVYEAVQTNTIAVTAKAAWGWDEHAVGVALVIMTAPIIFGGIRRVSRFAEMLVPLMATLYLLMALYIIITNISLIPHVFGQIFDSAFNFKAAGGGLLGGLISQTMMIGIKRGLYSNEAGQGSAPNAAAAAEVKHPVSQGMIQMLGVFVDTIIVCSCTAFIVLVYQQPYGDLNGAELTQAAIISQVGAWGADFLAIILFMFAFSTVIGNYAYAESNVQFIKNHWLLTALFRMLVLGWVYFGAVANVPLIWDMADMAMGTMAWINLVAILILSPLAFLLLRDYTAKLKMGKDPVFKLSEHPGLKRKIKSDIW, from the coding sequence ATGGATAACAACTTTACCGAATCGCTGCACCAATTGGTTCAGAAAATCAATGATCCGATGTGGACAGGGCTGGTGTATGTCCTGTTGGGTGCAGGGCTGTTTTTCACAGTTGCCACCGGTTTCGTACAATTCCGCCTGCTCGGACGCAGTATCAAAGAGATGCTCGGCGGGCGCCAACAAGGCGATGATCCGCACGGTATTACGCCGTTTCAGGCTTTCGTCACCGGACTTGCCAGCCGCGTAGGCGTAGGCAACATCGCAGGCGTAGCAATTGCCATCAGCAGCGGCGGCCCGGGCGCGGTATTTTGGATGTGGATCACCGCATTGATCGGTATGAGTTCGGCGTTTGTCGAATCTTCACTGGCGCAGTTGTTCAAAATCCGCGATTACGACAACCATCATTTCCGCGGCGGTCCTGCTTACTATATTACCCAAGGCTTGGGTCAAAAATGGTTGGGCATCGTATTTGCATTAAGCCTGATTTTCTGCTTCGGATTCGTTTATGAAGCCGTTCAAACCAACACCATCGCCGTAACCGCCAAAGCCGCGTGGGGCTGGGACGAACATGCGGTCGGCGTCGCATTGGTCATCATGACTGCGCCGATTATTTTCGGAGGTATCCGCCGCGTTTCCCGCTTTGCCGAAATGCTTGTCCCGCTGATGGCGACTTTATATCTGCTGATGGCGCTCTACATCATCATCACCAACATCAGCCTGATTCCTCATGTCTTCGGTCAGATTTTTGACAGCGCGTTCAACTTTAAAGCTGCCGGCGGCGGCCTGCTCGGCGGTTTGATTTCGCAAACCATGATGATCGGTATCAAACGCGGCCTGTATTCCAATGAGGCAGGTCAAGGTTCTGCGCCTAACGCCGCCGCGGCAGCCGAAGTCAAACACCCTGTTTCCCAAGGCATGATTCAAATGCTGGGCGTATTCGTCGATACGATTATCGTGTGCTCCTGCACGGCGTTTATCGTTTTGGTTTACCAACAACCTTACGGCGATTTGAACGGCGCAGAGCTGACCCAAGCAGCGATTATCAGCCAAGTCGGTGCATGGGGCGCAGATTTCTTGGCAATCATCCTGTTTATGTTTGCCTTTTCTACCGTCATCGGCAACTATGCCTACGCCGAATCCAATGTGCAGTTCATCAAAAACCATTGGCTGCTGACCGCCTTGTTCCGCATGCTCGTTTTGGGCTGGGTATATTTCGGCGCAGTCGCCAACGTCCCGCTGATTTGGGATATGGCGGATATGGCGATGGGTACGATGGCATGGATTAACCTGGTCGCCATCCTGATCCTCTCTCCGCTTGCCTTCCTGCTGTTGAGGGACTACACGGCGAAACTGAAAATGGGCAAAGATCCCGTCTTCAAACTTTCCGAACATCCGGGCTTGAAACGCAAAATCAAATCCGATATTTGGTAA
- the argA gene encoding amino-acid N-acetyltransferase yields the protein MNTSPGFVADFREAAPYIHYLRGKTLVIGITDSLLEGDTLNRLAADFHLLAGLGVRLVLVHGTRHFLNRLAADRQFVPQYHRNRRITDDATLRDAKQAVGMIRSDIEAALCSSASAPLRNKPIPTASGNFLTSRPLGVIDGIDMGYTGIVRKTDTDSINRRLDDGAIVLISPLGHSYGGKTFNLSMSEAAEAVAVALQAEKLVYLTEEAGICNADGVLMSTLSSGEVRHLIETAHNVPVRLLQAAVNAVENGVSRVQILSGREDGGLLRELFTREGCGTAIARDSFVSIRQAHSRDIPRIIALIRPLEEQGILLHRSREYLENHISGFSVLEHDRNIYGCVALKTFDDPEIGELACLVVSPEARDGGYGEMLLDHLFQKAQSLGIRRLFALSTHTGEWFAERGFQTTSPDALPEERRRDYLANGRNSQVFFRELA from the coding sequence ATGAACACATCTCCGGGTTTTGTCGCCGATTTTCGCGAAGCCGCGCCCTATATCCACTACCTGCGCGGCAAAACACTGGTTATCGGCATCACCGACAGCCTGCTCGAAGGCGACACCCTGAACCGGCTCGCCGCCGATTTCCACCTGCTCGCCGGATTGGGCGTGCGGCTCGTGTTGGTACACGGCACGCGCCATTTCCTCAACCGCCTCGCCGCCGACAGACAATTCGTTCCGCAATACCACCGCAACCGCCGCATTACCGACGACGCCACCCTGCGCGACGCCAAGCAGGCAGTCGGCATGATACGCAGCGACATCGAAGCCGCCCTGTGCAGCAGCGCATCCGCCCCCTTGCGCAACAAACCGATTCCCACCGCTTCGGGCAATTTCCTCACCTCCCGTCCGCTCGGCGTCATTGACGGCATAGACATGGGCTACACCGGCATCGTCCGCAAAACCGACACCGACTCTATCAACCGCCGCCTCGACGACGGCGCCATCGTCCTCATCAGCCCGCTCGGACACTCCTACGGCGGCAAAACCTTCAACCTCAGCATGAGCGAAGCCGCCGAAGCCGTCGCCGTCGCCCTTCAAGCCGAAAAACTCGTGTACCTGACCGAAGAAGCCGGCATTTGCAACGCCGACGGCGTCCTCATGTCCACCCTATCCTCAGGCGAAGTCCGCCACCTGATAGAAACCGCACACAACGTTCCCGTGCGCCTGCTCCAAGCCGCCGTCAACGCCGTCGAAAACGGCGTCAGCCGCGTACAAATCCTCAGCGGACGCGAAGACGGCGGACTGTTGCGCGAACTCTTCACCCGTGAAGGCTGCGGCACCGCCATCGCCCGCGATTCCTTCGTCTCCATCCGCCAAGCCCACAGCCGCGACATCCCCCGCATCATCGCCCTGATACGCCCGCTGGAAGAGCAAGGCATCCTGTTGCACCGCAGCCGCGAATATCTCGAAAACCACATCTCCGGCTTCTCCGTCCTCGAACACGACCGCAACATCTACGGCTGCGTCGCCCTCAAAACTTTCGACGATCCCGAAATCGGCGAACTCGCCTGCCTCGTCGTCTCCCCCGAAGCCCGCGACGGCGGCTACGGCGAAATGCTGCTCGACCACCTCTTCCAAAAAGCCCAAAGCTTGGGCATCCGCCGCCTGTTCGCCCTCTCCACCCACACAGGCGAATGGTTTGCCGAACGCGGTTTTCAGACGACCTCTCCCGACGCATTACCCGAAGAACGCCGCCGCGACTACCTTGCCAACGGCCGCAATTCGCAGGTGTTCTTCCGAGAGTTGGCTTAA
- a CDS encoding TIGR01621 family pseudouridine synthase, which produces MWEILFRHPDFVAVNKPCGVSVHQEEGEVSLTQTLAAQLGLEQVWLLHRLDKLTSGVLLFALNQQSASELAQQFAAKTMRKTYLALATDKPSKKQGWIKGDMEKSRRGAWKLTRGMENPAVTEFGSHSLEPGLRLFVLHPHTGKTHQLRVAMKSLGSPILGDTLYGGKPASRMFLHAWKIKFDYQGQTFEIVASLSEEWPLRNIDFL; this is translated from the coding sequence ATGTGGGAAATCTTATTCAGGCATCCGGATTTTGTCGCCGTCAACAAACCTTGCGGCGTATCCGTACATCAGGAAGAGGGCGAAGTCAGCCTGACGCAGACGCTGGCGGCGCAGCTCGGTCTTGAGCAGGTTTGGCTGCTGCACCGCTTGGACAAGCTGACCAGCGGCGTGCTGCTGTTTGCCTTAAACCAGCAAAGCGCGTCGGAGTTGGCGCAGCAGTTTGCCGCCAAAACCATGCGTAAAACTTATTTGGCGCTGGCAACGGACAAGCCGTCTAAGAAGCAAGGTTGGATTAAAGGCGATATGGAAAAATCACGGCGCGGCGCATGGAAACTGACGCGCGGCATGGAAAATCCCGCCGTAACCGAATTTGGCAGCCACAGCTTAGAACCCGGCCTACGCCTATTCGTCCTGCATCCGCATACGGGCAAAACCCACCAACTCCGTGTCGCCATGAAAAGCTTGGGCAGCCCGATTTTGGGCGATACGCTCTACGGCGGGAAGCCTGCATCGCGGATGTTTCTCCACGCTTGGAAAATCAAATTCGACTATCAAGGTCAGACGTTTGAAATTGTCGCGTCTTTGAGTGAGGAATGGCCGTTGAGGAATATAGATTTTTTGTGA
- the pyrE gene encoding orotate phosphoribosyltransferase — protein sequence MSDFRQDFLKFALAQNVLKFGEFTTKAGRQSPYFFNAGLFNDGASTLQLAKFYAQAIIESGVKFDMLFGPAYKGIILAAATAMMLAEKGVNVPFVYNRKEAKDHGEGGVLVGAPLKGRVLIIDDVISAGTSVRESVKLIEAEGATPAAVAIALDRMEKGTGELSAVQEVEKQYGLPVVAIANLNDLFTLLQNNAEFGGFLEPVRAYRERYGVA from the coding sequence ATGTCCGATTTCCGTCAAGATTTCCTCAAGTTTGCGCTGGCGCAGAATGTATTGAAATTCGGTGAATTCACGACCAAGGCAGGCCGTCAGTCGCCTTATTTTTTCAACGCCGGACTGTTTAACGACGGCGCATCGACGCTGCAACTGGCGAAGTTTTATGCGCAGGCGATTATCGAGAGCGGCGTAAAATTCGACATGCTGTTCGGCCCGGCTTACAAAGGCATTATTTTGGCGGCAGCGACTGCGATGATGCTGGCGGAAAAAGGCGTGAACGTGCCGTTTGTCTACAATCGCAAAGAAGCGAAAGACCACGGCGAAGGCGGTGTGTTGGTCGGTGCGCCGCTCAAAGGCCGCGTATTGATTATCGACGACGTAATTTCTGCGGGAACATCTGTGCGCGAATCGGTCAAACTGATTGAAGCGGAAGGTGCAACGCCCGCCGCCGTCGCCATCGCGCTCGACCGTATGGAAAAAGGTACGGGCGAATTGTCCGCCGTTCAGGAAGTGGAAAAACAATACGGCTTGCCCGTCGTCGCCATTGCCAATCTGAACGACCTGTTCACGCTCCTGCAAAACAATGCGGAATTCGGCGGCTTCCTCGAGCCGGTCAGAGCCTACCGCGAACGCTACGGCGTTGCCTAA
- a CDS encoding MJ0042-type zinc finger domain-containing protein, whose amino-acid sequence MPACICPHCKTSLWVKDTQLNVAQGFVVCNKCEGLFKAKDSLAPSSAPANPDTLPNAVTDVRLVHDMGGNIRNRKQLSRHEIASLLDSAERAKKAKEEAARRTEEEKRRAEEEKRRTEEFQALMAAAAAKPAKSEEGFNWTLAVLVALTVLIMQLFYLVLL is encoded by the coding sequence ATGCCCGCCTGTATCTGCCCACACTGCAAAACCTCACTTTGGGTCAAAGACACCCAGCTCAACGTCGCACAAGGCTTTGTCGTTTGCAATAAATGCGAAGGCCTGTTCAAAGCCAAAGACAGCCTGGCGCCGTCTTCCGCACCCGCCAATCCCGACACACTGCCCAATGCCGTTACCGACGTTCGCCTCGTACACGACATGGGCGGCAACATCCGCAACCGCAAACAACTCTCCCGCCACGAAATCGCCAGCCTGCTCGACAGCGCCGAACGCGCCAAAAAAGCCAAAGAAGAGGCGGCACGGCGTACCGAAGAGGAAAAGCGTCGGGCAGAAGAAGAAAAACGGCGGACTGAAGAGTTCCAAGCCCTGATGGCGGCAGCCGCTGCCAAACCCGCCAAATCCGAAGAAGGCTTCAACTGGACGCTGGCGGTACTGGTTGCGCTGACCGTCCTCATCATGCAGCTTTTCTATCTGGTCTTGCTATGA